Proteins encoded together in one Anopheles darlingi chromosome 3, idAnoDarlMG_H_01, whole genome shotgun sequence window:
- the LOC125956444 gene encoding uncharacterized protein LOC125956444, which yields MASQQNYTDLLPNDVLCMVFDRLDFENVKNASLTCKKWNDIIFHSAYINRFYIEFSIFGTGGSAKQLLWKAKQLAHTDRRYHNINILLFQMENAFPKIWEAIELSQVSNLRNLSIYFMQGQLTELLPLIINTIPSMPQLRSLVVQDDLNVRYSSYKRIEQENIPSIRSKSLQELTMHCKYRYTIDMPELQTFAGALCALLPPDGANTEPLILTKMKNLEVKVWSWQPTDRSIFRRMPNLVKINWDIPVEADLFVAMCETCPSLIEARFFKELTPSSRSALNHLSKLTQLRRLSFSDILVEDVFMDLSKLSHLEELGLGNTHLLPISLLSLGKSIRKLGIHINPCNELSLIEIIVRNLTQLTELHLACYSAPISSSVLRALPTLEHLEVLGFSHCHFKKSNFLKMNAPMQRLRTLQFRRCEVETKQLLGLQDKFPNLKNTEFEECGIGDEPEENQYRGPHHWMAEVAKQLNVPLVQNTYPNLYC from the exons TTACTACCAAACGAT GTGCTGTGCATGGTGTTTGATCGGTTGGATTTCGAGAATGTAAAGAACGCTTCGCTCACCTGCAAGAAATGGAATGACATTATTTTCCATAGTGCATACATAAACCGATTTTACATCGAATTCAGTATATTCGGTACTGGTGGTTCAGCGAAGCAATTGTTATGGAAGGCAAAACAACTAGCGCACACAGATAGGCGGTACCACAATATTAATATATTATTGtttcaaatggaaaacgcTTTTCCAAAGATTTGGGAGGCTATTGAGCTAAGCCAAGTGAGCAATTTGCGAAATCTGAGCATTTATTTCATGCAAGGTCAGTTGACGGAACTGTTGCCTTTGATAATTAATACAATACCATCAATGCCGCAGCTACGATCGCTAGTCGTTCAGGATGATCTGAACGTACGTTATTCGTCCTATAAGCGCATTGAGCAGGAGAATATACCTTCAATTCGAAGCAAATCGCTACAGGAGCTTACGATGCACTGCAAATATAGGTACACGATTGACATGCCGGAGCTGCAAACATTTGCTGGTGCACTGTGTGCACTTCTTCCACCGGACGGCGCCAATACAGAGCCTCTGATACTTACTAAAATGAAGAATCTCGAGGTAAAAGTATGGAGCTGGCAACCAACTGACCGATCAATCTTCCGTCGTATGCCGAATCTGGTGAAAATTAATTGGGATATTCCAGTAGAGGCTGATCTGTTCGTTGCAATGTGTGAAACATGCCCATCACTAATCGAGGCTCGCTTTTTCAAGGAACTGACCCCGTCCAGTCGCTCCGCATTGAACCATCTATCTAAGCTCACCCAGCTTCGTCGACTATCTTTTTCTGACATCTTGGTAGAGGATGTGTTTATGGACTTGTCAAAACTAAGCCACCTGGAGGAGCTCGGACTGGGGAATACTCATTTGCTGCCTATCAGTTTGCTGAGCCTTGGCAAGTCGATTAGGAAGCTCGGAATACATATCAATCCCTGCAATGAATTAAGCCTCATCGAAATCATCGTGCGAAACTTAACGCAATTGACGGAGCTGCATTTGGCTTGTTATTCCGCTCCAATATCAAGTAGTGTTCTGAGAGCCTTACCCACCCTTGAACATCTGGAGGTGCTCGGATTCTCGCACTGTCATTTCAAGAAATCGAATTTCCTAAAAATGAACGCACCTATGCAGCGACTACGAACGTTGCAATTCCGTCGTTGTGAAGTCGAGACGAAACAGCTTCTAGGGCTCCAGGATAAGTTTCCTAATTTGAAAAATACTGAGTTTGAAGAATGCGGCATCGGCGATGAACCGGAGGAAAACCAATATCGTGGTCCTCATCACTGG